GACAGATGCTTTTAGCACAGCGTTCCAGGGGGGCTGATTTCGCCGCCGGCGGCATTAAGGAACGGGTTGGCAGATTAATTCCTTTTATGGTTCCACTGCTTACCAATATTTTTAGCCGGGCCGACGAGCTGGCCCTGGCCATGGAAATCAGGTGCTATCAGGTAGGTGCCCCCCGCTCCCGAATGCATGTGTTAAAGTTTAAACGCATGGATTATACAGTTATACTAATTACTACGGTTATCCTGGTTGTGGTGTCGGCCGTGCGTGTACTATAGCACATGTTCCATATTAAAAGATTAACCCACATCGCTATAATTTTTCTTTTGTGGGGTGGTCCTTTGCGAAATATTAAATTAACCATAGCTTATGACGGTACTAATTATCACGGATTTCAGGAGCAGCGGGGTACCGGGCTTGCTACCATACAGGAAACGCTTGAGCTTTGCCTGCGCAAGTTAGCGGGGCGGCGGGTACAGGTAACCGGTGCGGGGCGTACCGATGCCGGTGTACATGCCCGTGGTCAGGTAATAAACTTTAACGCGGCAGGGTGGCCCATTCCGGTGGAACGTATACCGCTGGCTGTAAACGGTTTATTACCTGCTGATGTTGTAGTGATGGATGCTAAGGAGGTAGATGAGGATTTCCACGCCCGTTTTTCCGCCCGGGCTAAAATTTACCGGTATGCGGTATGGAATAATCGCATTCCCTCACCTTTTCATCGCTTATACAGCGGCTTTCTGCCCGTACCACTGGATGATGAAGCTATGTCCGCGGCCTGTGCCCATTTGCTGGGCCGACATGACTTTAAATGTTTTCAGGCGGCGGGAGCTACCGTAAAAACTACTGTGCGCACGCTGTATCGGGCGGAGGTTATACGTAAGGGGTCTCTGGTGCACTTTGTTTTTAAAGGCAACGGGTTCTTGTATAATATGGTGCGCATTATGGCAGGTACGATTTTGCAGGCAGGTATGAATAAAACCAGCCCCGAATCAATTAAGCTTATGCTGGAATCCAGGGACCGGGCACAGGCCGGGCCAACTATGCCGCCCCGTGGACTATGCCTGGAATGTGTGGAATATTAATGCCTATAAAATCATTTGCCTTGACACTGGCAATACTATGTATTAAAATATCTTTATGTGTGACCTGATGGCAACCGAAGAGCCCCCGGTTGGCCGGAGAGGTTTTGTTTCCTTTTTCAACACACGGGAGGTAATAATTGTATGAGGACGACATATATGGCCAAGCCCGCCGATGTACAGCGCAAGTGGTACATTCTTGACGGTGAAGGCAAGGTGCTGGGACGTTTGGCAGCTGAGGCCGCCAGGCTATTAAGAGGAAAACATAAACCAATTTTCACGCCCCACGTTAATACCGGTGACCATGTAGTAATCATTAATGCTGATAAAGTTGTACTTACAGGCAATAAATTACGCCAAAAGATGTATTATCGTCACTCCGGTTATCCGGGCGGATTAAAAGCTACCAGTTACGATAAACTGATGCAAAACAAACCCGAACTGGCCGTTTACAAAGCCATTACCGGCATGCTGCCCCATAATAGCCTGGGTAGAGATATGGCCAGAAAACTAAGGGTATACCGCGGTAGTGAACATCCCCATGAGTCCCAAAAGCCCGAAGTTTGGGAAATGTAACGGTCGGAAGGAGGAGCATGAGTGGCTCTAGTTCAGTTTTACGGTACCGGACGTAGGAAAGATGCGGTAGCCAGAGTATTTCTTCGTCCCGGTGAAGGCAAGATGACAGTTAACAATAAAAGCATAGAGGAATATTTTGGCAGGAAGACATTGCAAATTGTTGCCCGCCAGCCATTGGAATTAACCGGTTCGGGCAGTCGTTTTGATGTCCTGGCCAAAGTATTGGGCGGTGGTGTCAGCGGCCAGGCCGGCGCGGTTAAAATGGGTATCGCCCGGGCACTGATTGAAGCCGACCCCAATTTAAGGCCCGTACTAAAAAAAGCGGGATTTTTGACCCGTGACCCGCGCATGAAGGAAAGGCGCAAATACGGACTTAAAAAAGCCCGCCGGGCTCCGCAATATTCCAAACGTTAGTATTAATATAAAATTTAAATCAAAACCGGGACCACCGTATGCAGGTGGTCTTTTTTTTTCTTAAATGCCTTAATAAAATATACGTTTGTTGGACTACTATCTAAGTTATTTGTGATAATGTTATATTTCTTAAAAAACTATGCCTGAGAATGTGGCAGATCCTTGATTGTTTAGATCCGCCGCAATTATAGTAATAAAAACACGCCATAGCTTTTCTTCTCATATCCTGTTTGCCTTCGGCATATTTTTAAACGGGGGAGTGAGTTTACCCCGTTTAAGTGCGGGAGGGATGAATAAATGCTGCGGGTATTTAGGGTAAAATTTCGATATTTTTTTCTGATTGCTTTATTTCTGATAATAGGTTATTTTGCTGTTCTTGCTATTTATGACAACCTTGAAAACCGCCGGGTGGCCGCCTTATCCTGGTCGGTGGCCAACAAGGTTATTGTTGTAGACCCGGGACACGGTGGTATTGATCCCGGTTCCAAGGGGCCAACGGGGGTCATTGAGGAAGATATAACCC
This genomic interval from Desulfoscipio sp. XC116 contains the following:
- the rpsI gene encoding 30S ribosomal protein S9, whose product is MALVQFYGTGRRKDAVARVFLRPGEGKMTVNNKSIEEYFGRKTLQIVARQPLELTGSGSRFDVLAKVLGGGVSGQAGAVKMGIARALIEADPNLRPVLKKAGFLTRDPRMKERRKYGLKKARRAPQYSKR
- the truA gene encoding tRNA pseudouridine(38-40) synthase TruA, with translation MRNIKLTIAYDGTNYHGFQEQRGTGLATIQETLELCLRKLAGRRVQVTGAGRTDAGVHARGQVINFNAAGWPIPVERIPLAVNGLLPADVVVMDAKEVDEDFHARFSARAKIYRYAVWNNRIPSPFHRLYSGFLPVPLDDEAMSAACAHLLGRHDFKCFQAAGATVKTTVRTLYRAEVIRKGSLVHFVFKGNGFLYNMVRIMAGTILQAGMNKTSPESIKLMLESRDRAQAGPTMPPRGLCLECVEY
- the rplM gene encoding 50S ribosomal protein L13, producing the protein MRTTYMAKPADVQRKWYILDGEGKVLGRLAAEAARLLRGKHKPIFTPHVNTGDHVVIINADKVVLTGNKLRQKMYYRHSGYPGGLKATSYDKLMQNKPELAVYKAITGMLPHNSLGRDMARKLRVYRGSEHPHESQKPEVWEM